Within the Phaseolus vulgaris cultivar G19833 chromosome 9, P. vulgaris v2.0, whole genome shotgun sequence genome, the region ACTAGTAAtcctgctagtaatactagtactgttagtagtactgctagtaatactagtactgttagtaacACTATTACTacaagtactgctagtaatactagtactgttagtaacACTATTACTacaagtactgctagtaatactagtactgttagtaacACTATTACTACAAGTACTGCTAggaatactagtactgctagtactaCTTGTAATACTAATACAACTACtgctgctagtaatactagtagtgctagtaatactagaactgctagtagtactagtaatactagtactgcttgtaatactagtactgcttgtaatactagtactgctagtaatactagtactgcttgtaatactagtactgctagtaatactagtactgctagtacgactagtaatactaatactgctactactgctagtaatactagtactgctagtactgttagtaatactagtacttctagtaatactagtaactctagtaatactagtaactctagtaatactagtaacactagtaatactagtactgctagtaatactagtattgcttgtaatactagtactgctagtaataatagtactgctagtaatactagtactgttagtaatacttgttcccgccggttgacctgggtcgtctttatgcgtgggtTGTCCTCACGAGCTATGGCACCTCCgttttgctccgtctgtgagtacctaaaaagaagtgaacaaatggGCTCCCTCGCGACCGTTTTCACTCCGAGGATCAAGTCAGTTAgagagaaacatcaaaggtcacgcacctccgtatcgaaCACTGTGACTGGATGCTttgaaggtggtcgaaaataCTGAGTAACTAATgttgtgttgccctaattgtctaTGCGCCGTGAAACAATTAGGGTTTTTTGGTGACTCTGTGTAACAGTGAGAATTTGGTTAAAACTGGCCCCCCTTTCAAACGtcccaaggcccctttttatatactagtactgctagtaatactagtactgctagtaatactagtactgctagtaatactagtactgctagtaatacaagtacttctagtactgctagtaatactagtactgctagtattGTTAGTCATACTGGTACTACAaatactgctagtaatactagtactgctagtactaCTTGTAATACTAATACTACTtctaccgccctggtagtcggaagtgatgacgtggcatcaagctacagtataggcgtgttggcaaggcgccaggttggcagaagggaaggaagtcggggggctcgtgaagtcgccagttattaagttggcgtgttccgatctccagcataccagaatcggcgatcaccgggttaaagatgaagttgccagatgtagactcaggcgacctagtgattggagatcgccagagcaagcacatcgccagagatgaaggtggtgcagattatgaaggcggccggggagaccacagggaaggtgtatgaaggcaccctaactcgccagttccagtagagatcgcactcccaagttagctatgtactgggcagtaccatgcataggtaacttagcaaaacgagagtagaagcagcgcccaagtcaaggaggctctagatgaaggcacgtgtacgactagatgcgagccacgtgtccaagtctgtaactgccaggagagaaagtaaccaggtatataagagttcttaacgaagtctctgaggtacgcacgttcagaatacattctttacgcttgcgagttatagagcttactatgagagaggatttgcacggttcttgttctcttagtatttggtgattcggtcactgacttgggcgttggagtgcgatcggccgcagcggcgccgctctgtttctttgcaggttcttgaggtggatctcgaagaggaacggaggtttcaagcggtgcgcacgtcgatcctttgacgaggcagtttccagcgttctggtcaacaggcaggatcactactattactgctagtaatactagaactgctagtaatactagtactgctagtactgttagtaatactagtacttctagtactgctagtaatactagtactcctagtaatactagtactgcttgaaatactagtactgctagtaatactagtactgttagtaatactagtactgctagtaatactagtactgctagtaatactatttcagcttgtaatactagtactgatAGTAaaactagtactgctagtaatactactactgctaataatactagtattcctagtaatactagtactgctagtaatactagtactactagtaataatagtactgctagtaatactagtactgctagtactactagtattgttagtaatactaatactgctagtaatactagtacttgTACTAATACGAGTActattagtaatactagtactggtAGTAATAcgagtactgctagtaatactagtactgctacaaatactagtactgctagtaatactagtaatgttagtaatactagtactgctagtaatattagtactgctagtaatactagtactgttagtagTACTCGTACTGCTAGTActattagtaatactagtactgctagtaatactagtactgctagtaatactagtactgctagtaatactagtactgctagaaatactagtactgctagtaatactagtactgctagtaatactagtactgctagtaatactagtactgctagtaatactagtactgctagtaatactagtactgctagtaatactagacCTGATAGGAATACTAGtgctgctagtaatactagtactcctagtaatactagtactgcaagtaatactagtacggctagtactgctagtaatactagtaatactagtactattagtaatactagtactgctagtaatactagtgatcctgcctgttgaccaaaacgctggagctttgcctcgtcaaacttggatcgacgtatgcgccgtgtttgcctccgtccttcaccacgattcacctcaagaacctgcaaaagacgaaacggcgccgctgcggccgatcgcgctccgacgcccaagtcagcgactgaaccaccaattacttaagagtaaaactcaagaactctaaggaaccgtgatctgttctctctcagtgtactcaagactcgcaagcgtaaagaagacaatctgaacgtgcgtacctcagaagttcgttgggaactcttatatacctgggcactttctctctcctggcagttacacatctggacacgtggctcgcatccagctgtacacgtgccttcatctggagcatcctggacttgggcgctacttctgactcttctttggctaagttacttatgcatgatactactcagtgcatagttgccttggagcgtgatctcttctggatggcgagttcgggtgcttTCGTACACACCTttcctgtggtctcgccggccgccttcatgatctgcgtTACCtacttcaccgtgtatgttcaagtgtgctatctcccgagcttcatcctctggccagttgggaaatgaccatctgccttcatcttcggcgatgtccttgtttcggcgatctctaatcacttggtcgcctggattgacatctggcgacttcatcttcaactcggtgaccgccggtataggtatgatggagatcggagcacgccaacttaacaactggcgactacacgagccccccgactttcttcccttctgccagccaggtgtctcatccaacacgcctatacagtagcttgatgccac harbors:
- the LOC137822138 gene encoding uncharacterized protein, coding for MNLPSTTASNTSTASSTNTASSTNTASSTNTASTSNPASNTSTVSSTASNTSTVSNTITTSTASNTSTVSNTITTSTASNTSTVSNTITTSTARNTSTASTTCNTNTTTAASNTSSASNTRTASSTSNTSTACPFLYTSTASNTSTASNTSTASNTSTASNTSTSSTASNTSTASIVSHTGTTNTASNTSTASTTCNTNTTSTALVVGSDDVASSYSIGVTASTTSIVSNTNTASNTSTCTNTSTISNTSTGSNTSTASNTSTATNTSTASNTSNVSNTSTASNISTASNTSTVSSTRTASTISNTSTASNTSTASNTSTASNTKFEADQGGGKESDVGIRDPFPEKAKISVQRSHAVRTSGCPEAALGLFFPLVHPVQGEAVE